One genomic segment of Micromonospora sp. WMMC415 includes these proteins:
- a CDS encoding HTTM domain-containing protein, which yields MSRWLTEPVPRGRVAAFRTLIYLFVAADLVVFTPWVRTRVAVPGELYQPLLIGRLLPLPTPTPALVAVIFWVLLLLALLAATGRAPRLLGWSVFALYLEWMIVAMSYGKVDHDRFGLLVALAVLPTAGRARHGDATRTEAGGWALRATQIAVICTYFLAAWAKVRFGGPEWLTGSVLARAIIRRGTELADLIAQVPYLLIVAQFGIVAFELLSPVVFVLRERWRLATIGFFYSFHLVTMATITISFAPHLAAMTSFLPLERVRPVVWARRLLRRRDGVDADPEDVAAEYVQASAVGRAVGP from the coding sequence ATGAGCCGCTGGTTGACCGAGCCGGTCCCGCGCGGCCGGGTCGCCGCCTTTCGTACGCTGATCTATCTCTTCGTCGCCGCGGACCTGGTGGTCTTCACCCCGTGGGTGCGGACCCGGGTCGCGGTACCCGGCGAGCTCTACCAGCCGCTGCTGATCGGTCGGCTGCTGCCGCTGCCCACGCCGACCCCGGCGCTGGTCGCGGTGATCTTCTGGGTCCTGCTGCTGCTCGCCCTGCTCGCCGCCACCGGCCGGGCACCTCGACTGCTGGGCTGGTCGGTCTTCGCGCTCTACCTCGAGTGGATGATCGTCGCGATGAGCTACGGCAAGGTCGACCACGACCGGTTCGGCCTGCTCGTCGCCCTGGCCGTGCTCCCCACCGCCGGGCGTGCCCGGCACGGGGACGCCACCCGCACCGAGGCCGGGGGCTGGGCGTTGCGGGCCACCCAGATCGCGGTCATCTGCACGTACTTCCTGGCCGCCTGGGCCAAGGTGCGGTTCGGCGGGCCCGAGTGGCTGACCGGCTCGGTGCTGGCCCGGGCGATCATCCGGCGCGGCACCGAGCTGGCCGACCTGATCGCGCAGGTGCCGTACCTGCTGATCGTCGCCCAGTTCGGCATCGTCGCGTTCGAGCTGCTCAGCCCGGTGGTTTTCGTGCTGCGGGAACGCTGGCGGCTCGCCACGATCGGCTTCTTCTACTCGTTCCACCTGGTCACCATGGCGACCATCACCATCTCGTTCGCCCCGCACCTGGCCGCGATGACGAGCTTCCTGCCCCTGGAACGCGTCCGCCCGGTCGTCTGGGCGCGCCGGCTCCTCCGCCGACGCGACGGCGTCGACGCCGACCCGGAGGATGTGGCGGCCGAATACGTTCAGGCGTCCGCCGTGGGGCGGGCGGTCGGGCCGTAG
- a CDS encoding thiol-disulfide oxidoreductase DCC family protein, translating into MERSTFVYDGDCAFCTKSAEFIERRIPTNARVVPWQFADLDALGLTEAECEAAVQWVGADGSRAAGPDAIARLLGDSGPLWRVAGAGLRFPPVRAAAWPTYRWVARNRHRLPGGTAACSLPQEARESLYGPTARPTADA; encoded by the coding sequence ATGGAGAGGTCGACGTTCGTATACGACGGGGACTGCGCCTTCTGCACGAAGTCCGCCGAGTTCATCGAGCGGCGGATCCCCACCAACGCGCGGGTCGTGCCCTGGCAGTTCGCCGACCTGGACGCGCTCGGCCTGACCGAGGCCGAGTGCGAGGCGGCGGTGCAGTGGGTCGGCGCCGACGGGTCCCGCGCCGCCGGGCCTGACGCGATCGCTCGGTTGCTTGGCGACAGCGGTCCCCTCTGGCGGGTCGCCGGTGCCGGTCTCCGGTTCCCTCCGGTACGCGCCGCCGCCTGGCCCACGTACCGCTGGGTGGCCCGCAACCGGCACCGGCTTCCCGGCGGCACCGCCGCGTGCTCGTTGCCGCAGGAGGCGCGGGAATCCCTCTACGGCCCGACCGCCCGCCCCACGGCGGACGCCTGA
- a CDS encoding DUF2470 domain-containing protein — MALHPAGRPADLAHAAPATDASTAGAVTARSALSAAASLRLRLDDATVDLIGSHTVLPDGTVVLAVDAMTRTGGLLVAARGRPGAVRLDVTQLVPVAVRSRVRARVRVLGTARRFDPASLDSCDSDTVMSLLDLPPVALWAVEPVQVGLTRDRGEATVSISAYRAARPDPLATVEAVHLQHLTQRHSDVLDQLATLLDPALTARSTRVLPVAVDADGVVLRAEASHGHTDVRLPFARRVTEGAGLAEGLRTLLAEAAQRRSARPSRPANTERPPAAACDCDLRAR, encoded by the coding sequence ATGGCGCTCCACCCGGCCGGGCGGCCAGCGGACCTGGCGCACGCGGCGCCCGCCACCGACGCGTCGACGGCGGGCGCCGTGACTGCGCGCTCCGCCCTGTCCGCCGCCGCGTCCCTGCGGCTCCGACTTGACGACGCCACCGTCGACCTCATCGGATCGCACACCGTCCTACCCGACGGCACGGTGGTCCTCGCGGTTGACGCGATGACCCGGACCGGCGGCCTGCTGGTTGCCGCCCGCGGTCGACCGGGGGCGGTACGGCTCGACGTGACGCAGCTCGTCCCGGTCGCCGTACGGTCGCGGGTACGGGCCCGAGTTCGGGTGCTGGGTACGGCCCGCCGGTTCGACCCGGCGAGCCTGGACTCGTGCGACAGCGACACCGTCATGTCCCTGCTCGACCTACCCCCCGTCGCGCTGTGGGCCGTCGAACCGGTCCAGGTCGGCCTCACCCGCGATCGCGGCGAAGCCACCGTGAGCATCAGCGCCTATCGTGCCGCGCGGCCGGACCCGCTCGCCACCGTCGAAGCCGTACACCTGCAGCACCTCACCCAGCGGCACAGCGACGTCCTTGACCAGCTCGCGACACTGCTCGATCCGGCGTTGACCGCCAGGTCGACGCGGGTCCTACCGGTCGCGGTCGACGCCGACGGCGTGGTGCTCCGCGCCGAAGCATCGCACGGACACACCGACGTCCGGCTGCCGTTCGCCCGCCGCGTCACCGAGGGTGCCGGCCTCGCCGAAGGACTGCGTACGCTGCTTGCCGAGGCGGCACAGCGCCGATCCGCGCGGCCATCCCGCCCGGCCAACACGGAGCGACCTCCGGCGGCCGCGTGCGACTGCGACCTACGCGCCCGGTGA
- a CDS encoding DUF1540 domain-containing protein: protein MKTLLQSPPVRECAATACSFNDNGCHAPAITVASTGAAASCATFVESSVQGGIAEVTGSVGACARSECVYNTNLACTAESITVGPGATASDCLTYQPA, encoded by the coding sequence ATGAAAACCCTGCTGCAGTCGCCGCCGGTCCGCGAATGCGCCGCCACCGCGTGCAGTTTCAACGACAATGGCTGCCACGCTCCGGCGATCACCGTCGCGTCGACGGGTGCGGCCGCATCCTGCGCGACGTTCGTGGAGTCGTCGGTACAGGGCGGGATCGCCGAGGTGACCGGTTCCGTGGGCGCATGCGCGCGTTCCGAGTGCGTCTACAACACCAACCTCGCCTGCACGGCCGAGTCCATCACCGTCGGTCCAGGCGCCACCGCCAGCGACTGCCTCACCTACCAGCCCGCCTGA